The Sphingobacterium bambusae genome includes a window with the following:
- a CDS encoding DUF4296 domain-containing protein translates to MQRLLLIILSSFFLLISCKKSAPEGILSEKKMADLMAEVHLLDGYLNTLPVDSSRKIIDGLYGQVFQKYGLDSAKFTQNLSFYLGDPTLSKKIYVEVNKKLTGLDREYRLGDSLENVRVSDSIRYVQYYTRLRDEAYQLIQQVYLDSIPLTYRTYRNDFMRRAGLTLNIFQNEQVPVTGPVPLPSSNLQQPAPVSGADATPKTLPTVPASGAAERPPAVLQREVVPQVN, encoded by the coding sequence ATGCAACGCTTATTACTTATTATATTGTCTTCGTTTTTTTTGTTGATTTCTTGCAAAAAATCAGCGCCAGAAGGAATTTTATCGGAAAAGAAGATGGCCGACCTGATGGCGGAGGTGCATTTGCTGGACGGCTATTTGAATACGCTGCCGGTGGATAGCTCGCGCAAGATTATCGACGGACTGTATGGCCAAGTGTTTCAGAAGTATGGTCTCGACTCGGCCAAATTTACGCAAAACCTAAGCTTCTACCTTGGCGACCCCACGCTATCCAAAAAGATCTATGTCGAGGTCAATAAGAAGTTGACGGGGCTGGATCGCGAGTATCGCCTAGGCGATTCCTTGGAGAATGTGCGCGTCAGCGACAGCATACGGTATGTGCAATATTACACACGCTTGCGGGATGAGGCTTACCAACTTATTCAGCAGGTGTATCTGGATAGCATTCCGCTGACCTACCGCACCTATAGAAACGATTTTATGCGCCGAGCAGGATTGACCTTAAATATTTTTCAAAATGAGCAGGTGCCCGTAACAGGGCCGGTGCCTTTACCAAGCAGCAACCTGCAGCAGCCTGCGCCCGTGTCCGGTGCAGATGCCACACCTAAAACACTGCCCACGGTGCCCGCATCGGGAGCAGCCGAGCGCCCACCCGCTGTATTACAGCGTGAAGTGGTGCCCCAAGTAAATTAA